One genomic window of Manihot esculenta cultivar AM560-2 chromosome 16, M.esculenta_v8, whole genome shotgun sequence includes the following:
- the LOC110603905 gene encoding protein trichome birefringence-like 37 — protein MGFRCLVSFLMQAIVLLLLLEEGRAQQHFYNVSRLRGRKQVSGCNLFQGRWVADSSYPLYDSSACPFIDDEFNCQKYGRPDSQYLKYSWQPDSCNLPRFNGEDFLMRWRGKKIMFVGDSLSLNMWESLSCMIHASLPNTKTSSVNQDSLHSVTFEDYGVTLFMYRTPYLVDIVKQSIGRVLKLDSIESGNAWTGMDLLIFNSWHWWTHTGKSQPWDYVSDGTGIYKDMNRLEAFYKGMSTWAKWVDLNVDPSKTKVFFQGISPTHYEGREWNQPKKNCYGEAEPLSGSTYPGGAPPAAAVVNKVLSTIKKPVYLLDITTLSQLRKDAHPSTYGGSGSGTDCSHWCLPGLPDTWNQLLYAALVM, from the exons ATGGGCTTTAGGTGCTTGGTTTCTTTTCTTATGCAAGCAATAGTTCTTCTGTTGCTGTTGGAAGAAGGAAGAGCACAGCAGCACTTCTACAATGTGAGCAGATTGAGAGGGAGAAAGCAAGTGAGTGGATGCAATTTGTTTCAAGGAAGATGGGTGGCTGATTCTTCTTATCCTCTTTATGATTCTTCAGCTTGTCCCTTCATTGATGATGAGTTCAATTGCCAGAAATATGGCAGACCTGATTCTCAGTATCTCAAATATTCTTGGCAACCTGACTCCTGCAACTTACCCAG GTTCAATGGTGAGGATTTTTTGATGAGGTGGAGAGGGAAGAAGATAATGTTTGTGGGTGACTCACTGAGTTTAAACATGTGGGAATCTTTATCTTGCATGATTCATGCTTCTCTCCCAAATACCAAGACTAGTTCTGTGAATCAAGATTCACTTCATTCTGTGACCTTTGAG GACTATGGAGTAACTCTGTTCATGTACAGAACACCATACTTGGTTGACATAGTTAAACAAAGTATTGGGAGAGTACTAAAGCTGGACTCCATTGAATCTGGAAATGCATGGACAGGAATGGACTTGCTCATCTTTAACTCCTGGCACTGGTGGACTCATACCGGAAAATCTCAACC ATGGGACTATGTGAGTGATGGAACAGGAATTTACAAGGACATGAACAGATTAGAAGCATTTTATAAAGGAATGTCAACATGGGCAAAATGGGTTGATCTTAATGTTGATCCTTCCAAAACCAAAGTCTTCTTCCAAGGGATTTCTCCAACCCATTATGA GGGCAGGGAATGGAATCAACCAAAGAAGAATTGTTATGGAGAAGCAGAGCCACTGTCAGGGTCTACTTATCCAGGTGGTGCACCACCAGCTGCTGCAGTGGTGAACAAGGTGTTAAGCACAATTAAGAAACCTGTTTATCTACTAGACATAACCACACTCTCACAGTTAAGAAAAGATGCTCACCCTTCCACTTATGGAGGTTCAGGCTCTGGCACAGACTGCAGCCACTGGTGCCTCCCTGGATTGCCTGATACCTGGAACCAACTCCTGTATGCAGCTCTCGTCATGTGA